One window of the Rhodothermales bacterium genome contains the following:
- a CDS encoding aminotransferase class V-fold PLP-dependent enzyme, protein MNDSKNQAGDTNLDLETIRALERAARRLDPGPENRHSDADQVVAHAVRFLDDARTAPAYRRSEDVARGLLDTPLSEDGIGLDRALGLLHDFVDTEGLSTTSGRFGGYIPGGGLFHAALGDFLAAITNKYAGVFFASPGAVRMENLLVRWMADLVGFPAEAAGYLAAGGSGANLTAVVTARDAMRIEGRAVPRVVLYATEHTHHCVDKALHIAGLNRVTVRRVAVDDGHRMRPEALQAAIRSDSDQGLVPWMVIASAGTTNTGSIDPLHAIGDIAGAESLWFHVDAAYGGFFLLTEYGQERLRGIEMADSVVMDPHKTLFLPYGIGALLVRDGRKLHASHAAGADYMQDTRTGENPDAFDLDPFGTASPAELSPELTKHFRGLRMWLPLQVLGVAPFRAALEEKLLLARYFRKALLERGVFEVGPEPDLSVVTFRLPGSDDRNRRLVADLHADGRIFLSSTVLDGRFTLRMAAVCHRTHQADINTMVDVLHECAARLD, encoded by the coding sequence ATGAATGATTCGAAAAACCAGGCCGGGGACACAAACCTCGACCTTGAAACGATCCGCGCGCTTGAACGGGCCGCCCGCCGGCTCGATCCCGGACCCGAAAACCGCCACTCGGATGCCGATCAGGTAGTGGCCCACGCCGTGCGATTCCTGGACGATGCCCGGACCGCCCCCGCCTACCGAAGAAGCGAAGACGTCGCACGCGGCCTGCTGGACACGCCACTGTCGGAAGACGGCATTGGCCTGGATCGGGCACTCGGACTGCTGCATGATTTCGTGGATACCGAGGGGCTGTCGACCACGTCAGGCCGGTTCGGGGGCTACATTCCCGGCGGCGGGCTCTTCCACGCGGCCCTTGGAGACTTCCTGGCCGCCATCACCAACAAATATGCGGGTGTGTTCTTCGCCAGCCCGGGCGCCGTCCGGATGGAGAACCTGTTGGTTCGGTGGATGGCTGATCTGGTGGGATTCCCGGCGGAGGCCGCAGGCTACCTTGCCGCCGGGGGCAGTGGGGCCAATCTGACGGCCGTGGTGACGGCGCGGGACGCCATGCGCATTGAAGGCCGGGCGGTGCCCCGCGTCGTCCTCTACGCTACCGAACACACCCATCATTGCGTGGACAAGGCCCTGCACATTGCCGGGCTGAACCGCGTGACGGTCCGCCGCGTTGCCGTGGACGACGGGCACCGCATGCGCCCGGAGGCGCTCCAGGCGGCCATCCGGTCGGACTCTGACCAGGGACTTGTGCCCTGGATGGTCATTGCATCGGCCGGGACCACGAACACGGGTTCGATCGATCCGCTCCATGCGATCGGCGACATTGCCGGGGCAGAATCGCTCTGGTTCCACGTGGATGCGGCCTACGGCGGATTCTTCCTGCTCACCGAATACGGACAGGAACGCCTTCGTGGAATAGAAATGGCCGATTCCGTGGTCATGGATCCCCACAAGACCCTGTTCCTGCCCTATGGCATTGGCGCGCTGCTGGTCCGGGATGGCCGGAAACTCCATGCATCCCACGCGGCCGGTGCCGACTACATGCAGGACACCCGGACCGGAGAAAATCCTGACGCTTTCGATCTCGACCCGTTCGGTACCGCATCGCCGGCCGAACTCTCTCCGGAGCTGACCAAGCACTTCCGCGGGCTGCGCATGTGGCTGCCCCTCCAGGTCCTCGGTGTGGCCCCGTTCCGGGCCGCCCTCGAGGAGAAACTGTTGCTGGCGCGCTACTTCCGGAAGGCCCTGTTGGAACGCGGCGTGTTCGAGGTCGGCCCGGAACCCGACCTGTCGGTGGTTACCTTCCGGCTGCCCGGATCCGACGACCGGAACAGGCGGCTGGTGGCGGACCTGCATGCCGACGGGCGTATCTTCCTGAGTTCCACCGTTCTGGACGGTCGGTTCACACTCCGGATGGCCGCCGTTTGTCATCGCACCCACCAGGCTGATATCAATACGATGGTCGACGTGTTGCATGAATGCGCGGCCCGCCTCGACTGA